Proteins from a single region of Cytophagaceae bacterium:
- a CDS encoding MBOAT family protein codes for MLFNSLQFVLFYIVVTILFFQLRNKGRIWLLLLASSYFYLVFKPIYILILLVTIVVDYFAGIWIAKTDGKKRKWLLILSLISNIGFLAFFKYWNFLNNNLTILLGLMGIQNPLPDYSLELPIGLSFHTFQAMSYTIEVYRRNQKPEKDFIVYSLYVMFYPQLVAGPIERPQNLLPQFHTYIKYNFENLKAGLMMMAWGLFKKVVIADRLSVMVDYCYDNPTAFSGLTLLVATIFFAFQIYCDFSGYSDIAIGAARTMGYKLMTNFDAPYLSKSISEFWRRWHISLSTWFKDYLYIPLGGNRVGEMRLYANYLIVFTVSGLWHGAAWTFIIWGFLHGFYLVMAIVRDKYLLFKLPKSSVLSMVSTFVLVTVAWVFFRAKGLGNAKIILTKIITLNDFSRFEMPFTNSEFIFSWLLILILFLKDIYVKEISTKSTPAFYFKFAGLLILSYFLGIFTSNQFIYFQF; via the coding sequence CTTTTCAATTCCTTACAGTTTGTACTTTTTTATATAGTAGTTACTATACTCTTTTTTCAACTTCGAAACAAAGGTCGTATTTGGCTATTGCTGCTTGCCTCTTCTTATTTTTATTTGGTTTTCAAGCCCATATATATCCTGATATTACTTGTAACCATCGTCGTAGATTATTTTGCAGGAATCTGGATTGCCAAAACCGACGGAAAAAAACGAAAATGGTTGTTGATTCTGAGTTTGATTTCTAACATTGGCTTCCTGGCGTTTTTTAAATACTGGAATTTCCTCAACAATAACCTTACGATTTTGCTGGGATTGATGGGGATTCAAAATCCATTGCCTGATTACTCTCTGGAATTACCCATTGGCCTTTCTTTTCATACTTTTCAGGCGATGAGTTACACCATTGAGGTTTACAGAAGAAACCAAAAACCCGAAAAAGATTTTATTGTTTACAGCCTCTATGTGATGTTTTATCCGCAACTGGTAGCGGGGCCTATCGAACGTCCGCAAAACCTCCTTCCCCAGTTTCATACTTATATCAAATACAATTTTGAAAATCTCAAAGCCGGACTAATGATGATGGCCTGGGGCTTGTTTAAAAAAGTCGTAATCGCTGACAGGCTCTCGGTCATGGTAGATTATTGTTATGACAATCCCACAGCATTTTCGGGACTTACCTTGCTGGTTGCCACCATATTTTTCGCATTTCAGATTTATTGCGACTTCTCGGGTTATTCTGATATTGCTATAGGTGCGGCCCGAACCATGGGTTATAAACTCATGACCAATTTTGATGCTCCTTATCTGTCAAAAAGTATATCTGAATTCTGGCGGAGGTGGCATATTTCTCTTTCCACATGGTTTAAAGATTATTTATATATTCCTTTAGGAGGAAATAGGGTAGGGGAAATGCGACTTTATGCCAACTATCTGATTGTGTTTACTGTGAGTGGATTATGGCATGGAGCCGCCTGGACGTTTATTATCTGGGGTTTTTTACACGGTTTTTATCTCGTTATGGCAATCGTAAGGGATAAATATTTGCTTTTTAAACTTCCAAAATCATCTGTTTTATCAATGGTTTCAACGTTTGTTTTGGTAACTGTTGCCTGGGTGTTTTTTAGAGCTAAGGGATTGGGGAATGCTAAAATAATTCTTACAAAAATTATTACTTTAAACGACTTTTCGAGATTCGAAATGCCTTTTACCAATTCCGAATTTATCTTTAGTTGGTTATTGATTTTGATTCTGTTTTTGAAAGATATTTATGTAAAAGAAATTTCAACAAAAAGCACACCGGCCTTTTATTTCAAGTTTGCCGGATTACTGATTTTGAGTTACTTCCTGGGTATTTTCACTTCCAATCAGTTTATTTATTTTCAATTTTGA
- a CDS encoding glycosyltransferase: MKYLITDLNIQLNGHKFGFINNLLLYIESLNTDDQYFFLTNDSDNFELKSEKENIKILKLSGEQNSKIQIQKRGLFKYWTQWNIIKKISEELLIDRVVLMEFDLYQLGIAFTRFRFKVSGIWFRPYHRMQPENNSFKSKLNYLKHIIQKKITFLPTLLNSRLSKVFVLNDENVKSFYGIFSKKIFYLPDPVFIYQKEESFDLRKKYGIPPNNMILLQFGHMEERKNNENIIKALDKIPSEISKNITLLLIGKFISGYEQKVKSLVTESSVFQLITHNQFISDEEMEATFAQADVILRMNLNFFGSSGVVGIAAAHQKPVIVSNYGVMHDQVIKYYLGKTLAPDDVGGIKDTIMSYFENPEERKVDGKKYLESHCAEAYARMLLDF, translated from the coding sequence GTGAAATATCTGATTACCGACCTCAACATACAGCTCAATGGCCATAAATTCGGATTTATCAATAACCTTTTGCTCTATATTGAAAGTCTGAACACGGATGATCAATATTTTTTTCTTACCAATGATTCAGATAATTTTGAATTAAAATCTGAAAAAGAAAATATTAAAATACTTAAACTTTCCGGAGAGCAAAACTCCAAAATACAAATCCAAAAAAGAGGTCTTTTTAAATACTGGACACAGTGGAATATAATTAAGAAGATTTCTGAAGAATTATTAATTGACAGAGTAGTTCTGATGGAATTTGACCTATATCAGCTTGGAATTGCTTTCACCCGATTTCGATTCAAGGTATCCGGAATTTGGTTTCGGCCTTATCACAGAATGCAACCTGAGAATAATAGTTTTAAATCAAAACTGAATTACTTAAAGCACATTATTCAGAAAAAGATAACCTTTCTGCCAACATTATTAAATTCCAGGCTCAGTAAAGTATTTGTTTTGAATGATGAAAATGTAAAATCATTTTACGGAATTTTTTCTAAAAAAATATTTTATCTCCCTGACCCGGTTTTTATCTATCAGAAAGAAGAATCTTTTGACCTGAGAAAAAAGTATGGAATCCCGCCAAATAACATGATTCTATTGCAGTTTGGTCATATGGAAGAGCGGAAAAACAATGAAAATATCATCAAAGCCCTTGATAAAATCCCATCCGAAATCTCGAAAAATATCACACTTTTATTGATAGGGAAATTCATTTCAGGATATGAGCAAAAAGTCAAATCTCTGGTTACAGAAAGCTCTGTTTTTCAGCTGATAACCCATAACCAATTTATATCTGATGAAGAGATGGAGGCAACATTTGCTCAAGCAGATGTGATATTAAGAATGAACCTCAACTTTTTTGGTTCGAGCGGAGTGGTTGGGATTGCGGCGGCTCACCAAAAACCTGTCATTGTTTCCAATTATGGAGTAATGCACGACCAGGTAATAAAATATTATTTAGGAAAAACCCTGGCTCCAGACGATGTGGGAGGTATCAAAGATACAATCATGTCGTATTTTGAAAACCCAGAGGAAAGGAAAGTTGACGGCAAAAAGTATCTCGAAAGCCATTGTGCCGAAGCCTACGCAAGAATGTTACTTGACTTTTAA